The stretch of DNA TCTTTTGAGCTTTTACCTTGGAGCATTCTTATAAAAACCGCGCGGCCGGTTATTCTTTCCTGAAAGTGGTATGTACATAGAAAGGGCACTGCCAGAGGCAGGCCCAAAGCACTGATGAAAGAAGGAAGAATGATGAGAATTGCCATTGTGACCGGGGCGTCCAGCGGGCTTGGACGCGAATTTGTAAGACAGATCAGCGCGCGTGGGCAGCTGGATGAAATCTGGGCCGTTGCCCGGAGGCGGGAAAAGCTGGAGGCGCTGGCCGGGGAAGTGAAAACACCGGTGAGGCCAGTGGTCATGGACCTGACCGATACCGCCAGCTTTCCGGCGCTGACAGCCCTGCTGGCCGAGCACCAGCCCGACGTGCGGCTGTTTATCGGCGCCGCAGGCATGGGCAAGCTGGGAAAATACGACGAGGTCTCCGAGGCCGACGCCAATGCCCTCATTGATTTAAACTGCCGTGGGGCAGTGGATATGACCCTCAGGGTGCTCCCCTATATGAACCGGGGCGCCCGTCTGATGCAGATCTGCTCGGTGGCGGCCTTTCTGCCCCTGCCGGGCCTGAACCTGTACGCGGCCTCCAAGGCCTTTCTGCTCAGCTATACCAGGGCCCTGCGCCGGGAGCTCTCCGGCCGGGGCATCCGGGTGACGGCCGTGTGCCCCTACTGGATCAAAAACACCGAGTTTGTGTCCCGGGCCAGCGCCAACGCGGACCGCTCCGCAGTGCGGCACCTGCCCTTTGCCTCCACACCGCAGACCGTTGCGGGCCGGGCCCTGGCAGACAGCCGCAGGGGCGTGGCTGTATCCACTCCCGGGCTCATCAGCCTGAGCCTGCGGATTTTTAACAAGCTCGTGCCCCAATCGGTGGGGATGAGCCTCTGGAACGCCGTCCGCCGGCTGTGAGGTTTTAAAGGGCGCGGCCATAAATGTGTCCGGCAAAAAGTTTGTTGGCGTCATCGGCAAAAGCCCTTTTTGAAAGGACCGCAGCCATGGTGTGGATTTCGGCTTTTTCGGTTCTTTGTCAACCGTGGGTGTAAAATTTAAGGCTTTTACATAAAAAGAATAAAATATTATTCCGGCCTGTACTCAAAAGGCTCAAAACAGAAAAAATGGCAGTTTTGAGCCTTTTAAGCAGGGTTTCCGAAAGTATAATAAAAAAATAAAGCAATAACAAATGATTATTCATCAGTTAAACTTTTAACAATTGTTGACTTAAACAGCGTTTCATTATATAATGCAAACCATATCACGATGAAAGTCGGGTATAAAACGATTTTGGAGGGGAGTGCTGATAAAAAACTATCGATCAATCTTTAACGTCGTCCGGGAAGAAACCAGCATTGTGACGGCTGCCCGCTTTTACGGGGTGGCAGTTGACCGGCATGGGAGGGCCTTGTGTCCATTTCACAACGACCATCATCCCAGTCTGTCTTTTAAAGACAACCGGTTCACCTGCTTTGCCTGTGGGGCCAGGGGGAGCGTCATTGATTTGGTTATGCAGATTTTCCATATTTCTCCATTAGAAGCGGCCATTAAGCTTCAGGAAGATTTCAATCTAACGGTGGAGGTCAGAGCTCAAAGCCATAAGACCAAGAACGCTGCGGCGAAAGGAGCGGCGGATACAAGAAGCGTGAAACAGGAAACGAACGGGACGAAAAGCGCGCGGCGCAAAGCGAAACCAACGAACACCCTGTGCCACCCTTCGCGTATAACGGCGCCGACGGACAGCGCGGAGGCGGTACTGGCAGCGGCGCTCCGGAACCGGCTGGCAGATATGGAAGCGTACTATAGCAGAATACACCGTGAGCTAAGTGAAAATACTGAGAAATATAAGCCTTGCGAATCACTGGAAACCGTGCCCGACAAGTATGTCGAGGCCATGTTTCAATTGCCCGTGGTATCCTATTACCTGGATATCCTGGATAGCGGAACACCCTCCGAGAGGGTGGAGCTTTACCGCGCGTTTAAAAGAAAGGAGCTTATACAGTATGAACAACGATAGAACACAGCGACAGCCTGCAGACGACATCGAGGCCATGAAGGGCCTTTTAACCGAAGAAGAGCGAAAAGATCTGATCATTGAGGAAACCAGGAAAAAAATAAATTTCAAGCCCATCATCCCGCTTGACGGCAGCGCGGTCAACGCCGTGCCGGATTTTCCGGTACACAGCCTGCCTGGCGCGGTACAGGATTTTGTGCTGGCGGCCGCGGCCAGCATCGGGGTGCCGGTGGCCATGACCGGCAGCGCGGCCCTGGGGGTTCTGGCCGCCGCGGTGCAGAAAAAAGCCAAGGTGAAAGCCAAAGCCGACTGGACCGAGTCCCTGTGCCTTTACATCCTGCTGATCGCCCGATCATCGGAGCGGAAATCCCCGATGATGCGTAAAATGACCAGGCCCATCGAGCTTTATGAGGAAATGGTCAATGAAAAGATGGCCGAAGACATCGAAGCGTACGATCATCAGGAGCAGTTTTTTAAGAAGAAAATCAAGTATCTGGAAGGAAAAGCTGCCCGGGGCGTCATTAACTACACCGACGCTCAGGAGGCCCGGGAAGAGCTGGCAAAGCTCAAGCCTGCGCGCCCCCTGCGCCTGACAGCAGGCGATGTGACCCCCGAGGTGCTGGTCAACCTTTTGGAAGAGAACCACGAGCGCATGGCCATTTTTGCGGCGGAGGGCGGTCTTTTCGGCACCATGAGCGGCCGTTACAGCGGCGCGGTCAATATCGACGTGTTCCTCAACGCCTACTCCCAGGACAAGATGACCGTCGACCGGGTGGGCCGCCGCACCCGGATCCTCCGAGACGCCCACCTCACCATGGTCATGGCCGTACAGCCCCATGTGGTGTGTGAATTTGAGGCAAAGAAAGAATTTCAGGAGCTGGGCCTGACCGGCCGGTTTCTGTACGCCATGCCCGACAGCCTGGTCGGCACCCGCAACAGCCGGGAGGCGCCCGACATCCCGCCCCAGGTCGAAGCGGTCTACTGCGAGCTCATCACCGAGCTCCTGGCCATGGACGCCGGGATTAAAGGCGGTGTGATGCTGGAAATGACCGAAGAAGCCAGAGATTTGTTCTTTGACTTTGACCATGACACCGAAAACCGCCTGACCGAAGACTACGAGTGCATTGAGCCCTTTGCTGGAAAGGTCAGCGGTACCGTCCTGCGGATGGCGGGCATTCTTCACTACGCAGCCCACGGCCCCCGGGCGTCTGAGCGCAGCATCAGCCGTTCGACCGTGGCCAAGGCCATCGATCTGGCCGAGTATTATCTGGCAGAAAAGCTGCGGGTCTTTAACCTGACAAGCAGCGACGCCGAAACCCAGACCGCGGCCTACGTCCTCAAACGGGCCCTGACCGCGGGCAAAGACAGCCTGACCAAACGGGAGATCGCGCAGCGCTGTAAGGGTAAAGGGATGCACGCAGACGATGTGGAATCGCCACTGGCGCTGCTGGCAGCCCACCACTATCTGGTGCCCGTACCGGCCGAATACGCCGGAACCGGACGCCGGAGCATCCGTTATTTTATCAACCCCGAACTCCTTAAAACAGGCACCACGGAGGAAGAGGGCCACAATGCCCTCGTGCCGGTGATCACACTGGCGGAACCCGAGGACTTCACACAGGAGGAAAGGGCGGTGACGGTATAATGAACAATATCGATGCGCTGGCCGTTTATGATACCCCATTAAAACAACAGGGCAGCAGGCCCCCGGCCGATACGGCAGAGGCCGCCTGCGCGCCGCCGCCATATCAAAATCAAAGCACCGTTAAAAACATTCTCAATGACATAAACGCCAGCAAAACGCTGGCCGCTGAAGAGATTCAAAGAGCAGAAACCCTCAGGGAAGTCGACAGGGAGCTGAAATCCGCCGCCATTAAAATGCTCGAAGACAAAGTGTCTCTTGACAGAATCATCCTGAAACTCAGCAATATCATCATGCACCAGAGCGGCGACAAAGCGTTTTATAAAAAGGTTCAGGCGTTGGTGCATAAAAATTACAGCGATCGTTAAGATATCAAAACAGGCATCCGGGAGGGTGCCTGTTTTAGCATTTAAAATAGAGCGTCTATGCTCAAAAGACTCAAAACCCGAAGTCCGCAGGGTTTTGAGTCTTTTGAGCAGGAGAACAGCCCCGGCATTATCTGTTTTGTTTGACGGGTTCGCTTAAATTTGGTAAACTTAGAATAGTAAAAAGAAACTTTTAACGGCCCTTTTGATTTCAAGAACGGAGCTAAAATGAAAAAAATCATCACTTCGGTGGAAATCGGGTTGGTTTTGCTGTGCCTCTGCCTGGCGTTTCCAACAGAGATACCCGCGCCGGCATCGGTTCCGGCGGCCACCTTTTCTGCCGAAAAGTACATCGGCCCCAGCACAGATCTGGCAATGACCGTTGTCAGCGACAGAATCACGCCAGACACTGGGGAGCTTACCCTGCTGCTGGTAAACCACAGTGGAGAATACCAGACCTATGGCCGGATTTTTTATCTGGAACGGGAGGAGAAGGGACAATGGCTTCCGGTTACGCCGCTTCCGGGCACAGCCTTTGAGGAGATCGCAATAATGCTGCCGTCCGATAAAGCAAATGAGGAAACGCTGGACATCGGGACCTGTTACGGCAGTCTCCGGCCAGGCGCCTACCGTGTGGTCAAAACCTTTGGCGATACCTACGCCATTGCGGAATTCCAGGTTACAGAAGTTTAGCATGTTATGCTCAAAAGACTCAAAACCCCAGGCCAGCAGGGTTTTGAGTCTTTTGAGCGTGTGTTTCCAAAAATATATTTATTTTTAAAGCAGGCCCAGCGCCATTTTCCAGATCAGCACCCGTTTGACCGAGGCGTCAATCTGGTCCTCGGAGAGGGTTCCGCCTTTTACGGCCTCGATCACCGCTGGAATCTCGATGGTGTAGCGGGAGCTCAGGATCATGTCGTTGCCGGCGGCCACAGCCTGGACAGCAGCGGTATCGGCGCCGTAGGCCTTGGTGATGGCCTCCATGTCCAGATCATCGGTGAGCACCACTCCGTCGAAGCCCAGCTCGTTCCGCAGAACCTCGTGGACTCTGGGCGACAGTGAGGCGGGATGGTCCGGGTCCATGACCTCGATGACGTTGTGGCTGACCAGTACACTGCCCGCGCCGGCCTGGACGCCGGCCTTAAAGGGCAGAAAATCCTGGGCTTCAAAGGTCTCAAGGGGCCGTCCGTCCCGGGAGAAATCCTTGTGGGTGTCGCCGCCCGGGCCATAACCCGGGAAATGCTTGAGCACGCTGCCCATGTGGTCGGCCGTCATGGCGCTGACCACCTTTGTGACGTAGGCGGCCGTGGCGTCCGCGTCCTGGCCGGTGGTTCGGGAGTAGATGTAATCCGCGGGGTTCTGGGACAGGTCACAGACTGGGGCGAAATTGACGTTGATGTTCAGGGATTTCAGCAGCGCGTCCTTTTCATGGGCGTCGGCCGTGACGGCGTCCAGGCCTCCGGTCTGGAGCAGGGTCTGGGGTGAGGGAAAGGCAGCGGCCCGCAGGGCCGGATTGCCGCTGACACGCACCACGTCGCCGCCCTCCTCGTCCACGCCCACCAGCATGGGAACCCTGGCTGCTTCCTGACAGGCGTTGATTTCGGCCCGGACCAGATCCGGGCTTTTATCCTTAAAGTCGCGGCCAAAAAGGATGGTACCGCCAAACTGCCAGGTTTTTTCAGCCTCGGGCCCGGAAGGGCCGGGGTAACGGGCAAAGAACAGCTGGCCCACCTTTTCCTCAAGGCTCATGCCGTCCAGAAGCTGGGCGGCCCGCAGGCGGTTAAAGCTGGACCTTGCCTCGTCTGCAGGCGTCAGGACGTCCAGCTTTCTGGCGGGCAGCGGGGTGCCTTCGGCCTGAAGGGCATCGGTGTCGGTGCCGGTTTTCAGCGTGATTTTGACCTCTGAGCCGGTATCGGGCAGGTTTTCCGGTATCAGGGTGGTACGGTCGAAAACACGGGTTACAGGCGCTTTTTCGCCATCGTTTTGGCACAGCAGGGTCAGGGTGGTGTCATCGCTGTTCAGGAGGTATCCGGTATAGGCAGCGGGTGTAAAAAGCTGAGACAGGGTGAGGGCCGGTGAGCAGCCTGAGAGCAGGAGCCCGCAGGCCGGCAGGATTAATAAGAGGGTTAAAAGTCGTTTCATGAAGGCTTCCTTTACAAAGTTTAAGCCCTTTTCAGGGACGGGTCTATTGTATCATATTCTCTGAAAAATAGGACCTTAATTTTGGTAAGGAAAAGGCCGTTGCCGTAAAATTAAAGAGGGCTCCCGCGCAGCTTTTGCGGAGGCCCTCTCTTTTAGGAGATGTCTTTTGACAGGAGGCAATCTTATCCGCGGCCCACTTCGGTGTTGTCATGCTTGCGGTCGCGGAGGGCTTTTACGGGGGACGGCTTGTCTTCAAACCGGTAATCCTCACCGTTTTTGCCAATGTATTTTTCAATAACTTCGTGGGACGGCACATATTGGCCGTTGACCATTTCCTGGTATTTAAAGAAGCGGTAATCCTTGGGCAGCTTGCTGCTGTCTTCGTAATCTTCGCCCTTTTTACCCAGGCCTGCCTGGTTTTTGAGGACGTCGCGGACATATTCTTTATTGGAGGTCAGGTGCAGAAGCTTCGGGAAATGCCCGTCGACGACCTCGTTCCATTCTTTTTTCTCATATTTTTTCAGAAGCTCGGCGGCCTTATGCAAGTGGCCGATTTCCTTCTGAAGCTGTTCTTCCCATAACAGCTTGATGATCTCATTCTTTTCTTCACGGTAGAAGGAGTAGTACAGGTAGGCTTCCACATAATCGTGCAGCAGCAGGTTTTCAAGCCAGGTAGAGCTGGGGTCCAGCAGGCCGCCGTAGTGGGTGACATGCTGCTCCTCAACCATACCGATTTCCAGGTAAAGGCTGCGGCCCAGATCGTCCGGATAATGGTTGCCCACGTTCATGTAAAAGTTCATGGTCTGCTGTTCGCCGGCGACGATGATCATGGTGTTGAGCTTCGTCTGAATGTCGGCGGTTTTGGCGTCGATGGGGCGGTTGATGGTGTCAAAGGGATGCCGGTGATGGGCGATGGTAGGCCGTCCGGGCATGATTTCGGTGTAGCCGCCGACCAGCTCCTCGGCCTTGATGCCCTTGTCCATTTCCAGCAGGTCCGCGTAGCGGTACAGGTGGTCAAAGTCCTCGAGCAGGGCAAAGTCCATTGCCTGCTTGACGTAATCGTCGGGTTCATTCTGAGCCAGCCAGGCGGTCAGGTCAACGGCCAGCTGTTCGTAGCCGATGGCCATTTCCAGCACGGACTCGTCAGCCGGCGGCAGCCAGTTGATCATTTTCTGCTGCTGCTGTTCGATGCGGCGGGTCATGGCCAGCTCGCGGCGCAGGTCGTTGTCGGTGCAGTTGCGGTGGAATTGGTGTGAAAACAGGGCGGCCTCGACTTCGATTCCGTTCATCAGGATGATACGCGTCTTGGTGTAAGGGTCAATCTGGTCTTTCGCGTAGGGAATCGGGGTCAGCTTCTTCCAGTCTTCAGCCTGCTTTTCAACAGGAATGCCTTTTTCGTCAAATGGGTTAAAACTGCTCATGGAAAAACTCCTTTTCTGGTGATTGTTTAAAATGAATTCTTTTATTACTTACCCATAATATTTTTAGTTGTAACGGAGAATACAAGGATTAAAGCAACTTTTAAGGAGGAAAACCAATAGAATAAAATGGTGGGACGATTAAAAAGAGCATGAAAAAGGCCTGTCTTTACAGGCCTTTAGTAAAATAGTACAACTCTGTCTGTAATTTAAAAACATAAAGCCTAAAGATGTCTTTTATGATAAAGACAAGCCTAGCATAAAGAAAAAAGCACTTTCCGTTTCCGGAAAGTGCAAAAGGTACCGAACAGACAGGGCGGTGGACTCAGCGTTTCTGATGGGCTGCCAGAAGCAGTGCCATGGCCACGCTGTTGAGCTTGGCTTCGGCGGTGTCGGCACGGGAGGTCAGAACCGCGGGTTTGGCGGTGCCCATGACCACTGCGCCGCTCTTGGCGCCTGCCAGATAGGTCATGGTTTTCCAGAAAATGTTGCCGGCCTGGAGGTTGGGCATGAGCAGCACGTCGGCTTTGCCGGCCACCGGGCTCACGATCCCCTTGTGCTCGACGGACATTTCGGAGACGGAAAGGTCCATGGACAGAGGGCCGTCAATCACACAGCCCTTGATCTGGCCGCGTTCATTCATTTTTGAGAGCACTGCAGCGTCATAGCCGTCCGGCATGTTGGCGTTGACAGTTTCAACCGCGCTCAGGCAGGAAATTTTTGGCATTTCACAGCCCAAAGCGTTGGCCAGGGTGGTGGCATTGCCGATCATTTCAATTTTATCCTCAAGGGTAGGGGACACGATCATGCCACAGTCGGTGGCCAGGAACATCCGGCCCAGGGCAGCGGATTCAAAGGCGGTAACGGCGTTTAAGAGCTTGCCGGTCCGCAGGCCGTGTTCCTTGTTCAGGATGGCCTTCAGGTAGGTTTTGGTCTGGAGCAGGCCTTTCATAACAATGTCGGCCGCGTCGTTGCGGGCCAGCCCGACGGCCACGTTGGCAGCCTGACTGTCATCCTTTATGTCAACCACGGTGTTTTCTTCCAGATTGCACCCGGTTTCTTTGGCGAAATACTCAATTTTGGCTGCGTCACCCACCAGAATGGCGGTTCCGAAGCCATAGTCATTCATCATTTTAACGGTCTGTAAAACAGGCAGATCGCCGGCGGCTGCGACCGCCACAACGGCTTTTTTGGTCTGGGCCTGTTTGATCAGCTGATCACGCATCTCCTTAAAATGGTACATATTGTCCCCTCACTTTCTCATTAAAAACTTTATAATATGGTATACAATCTTATTATACGCTTTAGCTTTAAAAGCAACAAGAAAAAGGAAGGATAGAAAATTGTATTTACAGGTAAAATATAACCATTATAAACGAGAAAGGATAAAAAATTGTTCCTTAAAGGGGTTAATTTTTAAAGGCTTTCATTGACAGCCCTTATTCCGCCTGTTATGATGAAAGAAATGAAATTTTAATCTGAAAAGATGGAAAAGGAAGCGGTAAGATGAAAAAATTTTGTTGCCTGCTGATGGCAGTGCTTCTGTTTTTTACCCTGACAGGCTGCGGGCCGTCAGAGCAGAGCGATCCCCATACTCAAAAGCTGTCGGACGCGGCGGAGTTCCAGGGGGCCGGCGGCCTGGATTTTACCTTTGACAGCCTGCCGGAAAACATGGGCGCGGCCCATTACGCGGTGGTGGACGGCGCGGTGGCCCAGGTGCGGTTTATCCGTGACAGCCGGACTTATATTGTCCGGAAAGCCCATTACGCACGGTCTGCGGACATCAGCGGTGTCTACACAAGCTTCAGCGACCAGGCGGTTTTTTTGCAGAAGGCCGATATTCTGACCAATACGGGCACGATTGATGTGTATTTCACCCCTGTGAATAAGGATACGGGCGAGGCGCTGGCCTGCTGGGTAACGCCTGAGGGCTTTGCCTATTCGGTCTATTGCCCTGAGGATATTGAGGTTAAGGATTTAAAGGCGCTGGAGGGTATCTGCCAGGCGGTATCCTGAGATTACAGGCCTCAAATATGGGTACTTCTTAATCAGTACGGTTAAGGAGCAGCAGCATGCAAAAAGGACGTTTAGAGGCTTACACCGACGCGGTGCTGGCCATTTTAATGACCATTCTGATTTTAGGAATAAAAATCCCAGATGAGCCGACCTTTGAGGCGCTTTTTAAAATAAAAGAGCAAATTTTTGCTTATATCCTCAGCTTTTTACTTTTTACGGTTTATTGGAACAACCACCACCATATGTTCCAGCTGGCGGAGAGGATCAATGGAAAGGTCATGTGGGCCAATTCCTTCTGGCTTTTCTTCCTGTCTCTGATCCCAGCGGCCACCAACTGGGTGGGCACCTTTATGGGCGGCTTCGCGCCGGAGATCACCTACGGGGTGCTCTTTATGCTGGTCAGCCTTTCTTATTTTTTCCTGAACCACACCCTGGCTGCCGCCAATGGGGCGGACTCAGCGGTTTACAGGGCCATCGAGCATGACCGCAAGGTTCCGGTCACACTGGTGATCAACGTTATTTCTCTGGGAGCCGCTTTTATCAACCCCATGCTCACCCTTATCGGGTGTTATGTGGTCATTATCATCTGGTTTATTCCCAACAGGCGGGTCGAAAAATTTTTCTGAAACACGGCATTAAAAACCGGCGGCTCACTCCGCCGGTCTTTTTGGTTTCAGGATGCTTTGACCGTAAACTGGCTGTTGTACAGGTCGGCGTAAAAGCCATTCTGTTCGAGCAGACCCTGGTGGGTGCCCTGTTCCACGATGGTGCCATTCTGCATGACCAGGATATGGTCCGCGTCGATGATGGTGGACAGCCGGTGGGCGATGACAAAGCTGGTGCGCCCTTTCATCAGGTGATCCATGGCTTTCTGGATTTCGAGCTCGGTCCGCGTATCCACGCTGGAGGTGGCTTCATCCAGAATCAGGATGGCCGGATCGGCCAGAATGGCACGGGCGATGGTCAGCAGCTGGCGCTGTCCCTGTGAGATGTTGGAGGCTTCGTCGTTCAGGATGGACTGATAGCCCTTGGGCATGGTACGGATAAAATGGTCGGCCCGGGCGGCCTTGGCAGCCTGGATAATTTCTTCCCTGGTGGCCGCGTTGCGGCCGTAGGCGATATTATCCTCAATGGTTCCGCCAAAGAGCCAGGTATCCTGGAGCACCATACCAAACTGTGCGCGCAGGTCACCCCGGCGCAGGTCGCGGATATCAACACCGTCGATCAGAATACGGCCGCCGTCCAGCTCATAAAACCGCATGAGCAGGTTGATCAGCGTGGTTTTCCCAGCGCCGGTGGGGCCGACAACGGCGATCTTTTCACCGGCCTTCACGTCAATGCTGATATCCTTCATCAGCAGGCGGTTGGGGCTGTAGCCAAACTGGACGTGCTCGAAACGCACGTCACCTCTGGGCTCGACCAGAGCCTTTGCGGGCGAGATATCCGGCACCTCGTCATCCTCGTCCAGAACCTCAAAGACACGTTCGGCCGAGGCGATGGCTGCCTGCATGGAGTTGAAAATGTAGGCCGCTTCGGTGATCGGCTCAGAGGCCTGGTTCACATACTGGAAGAAAGCCTGGATCACCCCAAGGGACAGCCGCCCCTGGATTACAAAGAAGGCGCCGAGGACAGCGATCAGCACATAGCCGATCTGGTTCATGAGCCGGATCAGCGGATTGACCGCAAAGGTGATGAACTGGGCGTTGCGGCTGGCCGCGTAAAGGCGCTCGTTGACCTCCTCAACGGTCTGGGTCGAGGCGTCCTCCCGGTTAAAGGCTTTGATGACCACCTGCCCGGTAAAGAATTCCTCGATATGACCGTTGAGCTCGCCGAGGGTTTTCTGGTTTTTGGCAAAGCAGTGCTGGCTGCGGCGCGCGACCAGAGCGGTGATCACCATGCCGACAATGATCATCACAAAGGCGATCAGCGTCAGCAGCGGGCTGATGACCAGCATCAGGGTTACGGCCCCGATGATGGTGACCACCGTGATGATAAACTGCATCAGGCCCTCCTGGAGGGTATCCGCGACCTTTTCAAGGTCGTTGGTGGTCCGGCTCAGAATATCCCCTTTCTTGTGGTTGTCAAAATATTTCAGGGGTGTCCGGGCGAGCTTGGCGCTCAGGGATTCCCGCAGGGTCAGGGTGAGCCGCTGGGAAACGCTGGCCATAAGGTATTGCTGCAGATAGTTAAAGGCTGCGCTGAACACGTACAGGCCCAGCAGCAGGCCCAGTATCCGGCCCATGGCGCCGAAGTTGAGCGTAAAGGCGGCGCCGGTCTCGATGGAGTGGCGCACACTGTCAAAAATCTGGTTGATGGCCTGGCCGATCACCATGGGTGCGGCCAGCGTAAAGGCACAGCTGAATACCACAGAGATCAGCACGATGATCAGCTTGCCCTTTTGTTCTAAAAGCTTTGAGAAAAGCCGCTTCGCAGTTTTTCCGGCATAGCGTGCTTTTTCGGCGGACATGCCGTCGTTAGAAGTGGTTACTTCGTTTTCCGGACGTTCACTCATGCTAATTCCTCCTTACTTAACTGTGATTCCGCGATTTCACGGTAAACCGGGCAGTTTTCGAGCAACTCGCGGTGGGTGCCCCTGCCGGCAATAATGCCGTTGTCCAGTACGATAATCTGGTCGGCGTCCACAATGGAGCTGACCCGCTGCGCCACCACAATGATAGCGGCGTCGTGAATCTCGGCCTTTAAAGCCGCCCGCAGGCTGGCGTCGGTTTTAAAATCCAGGGCGGAGAAGCTGTCGTCAAAAATATAGACGTCCGCTGCTTTTACCAGAGCCCGTGCGATGGCGAGCCGCTGCTTCTGGCCGCCGGAAAAATTGTTCCCGCCCTGGGCCACACGCGTCTCATAGCCGTACTTTAAATCGCCGATAAAGGCGTCGGCCTGGGCGATACGGGCAGCGCGGCGCAGCTCATCCAGCGTGGCGTCCTCTTTCCCGTAGCGCAGGTTATCGG from Eubacterium sp. 1001713B170207_170306_E7 encodes:
- a CDS encoding SDR family NAD(P)-dependent oxidoreductase produces the protein MMRIAIVTGASSGLGREFVRQISARGQLDEIWAVARRREKLEALAGEVKTPVRPVVMDLTDTASFPALTALLAEHQPDVRLFIGAAGMGKLGKYDEVSEADANALIDLNCRGAVDMTLRVLPYMNRGARLMQICSVAAFLPLPGLNLYAASKAFLLSYTRALRRELSGRGIRVTAVCPYWIKNTEFVSRASANADRSAVRHLPFASTPQTVAGRALADSRRGVAVSTPGLISLSLRIFNKLVPQSVGMSLWNAVRRL
- a CDS encoding CHC2 zinc finger domain-containing protein; amino-acid sequence: MLIKNYRSIFNVVREETSIVTAARFYGVAVDRHGRALCPFHNDHHPSLSFKDNRFTCFACGARGSVIDLVMQIFHISPLEAAIKLQEDFNLTVEVRAQSHKTKNAAAKGAADTRSVKQETNGTKSARRKAKPTNTLCHPSRITAPTDSAEAVLAAALRNRLADMEAYYSRIHRELSENTEKYKPCESLETVPDKYVEAMFQLPVVSYYLDILDSGTPSERVELYRAFKRKELIQYEQR
- a CDS encoding YfjI family protein, whose protein sequence is MNNDRTQRQPADDIEAMKGLLTEEERKDLIIEETRKKINFKPIIPLDGSAVNAVPDFPVHSLPGAVQDFVLAAAASIGVPVAMTGSAALGVLAAAVQKKAKVKAKADWTESLCLYILLIARSSERKSPMMRKMTRPIELYEEMVNEKMAEDIEAYDHQEQFFKKKIKYLEGKAARGVINYTDAQEAREELAKLKPARPLRLTAGDVTPEVLVNLLEENHERMAIFAAEGGLFGTMSGRYSGAVNIDVFLNAYSQDKMTVDRVGRRTRILRDAHLTMVMAVQPHVVCEFEAKKEFQELGLTGRFLYAMPDSLVGTRNSREAPDIPPQVEAVYCELITELLAMDAGIKGGVMLEMTEEARDLFFDFDHDTENRLTEDYECIEPFAGKVSGTVLRMAGILHYAAHGPRASERSISRSTVAKAIDLAEYYLAEKLRVFNLTSSDAETQTAAYVLKRALTAGKDSLTKREIAQRCKGKGMHADDVESPLALLAAHHYLVPVPAEYAGTGRRSIRYFINPELLKTGTTEEEGHNALVPVITLAEPEDFTQEERAVTV
- a CDS encoding immunoglobulin-like domain-containing protein, with translation MKKIITSVEIGLVLLCLCLAFPTEIPAPASVPAATFSAEKYIGPSTDLAMTVVSDRITPDTGELTLLLVNHSGEYQTYGRIFYLEREEKGQWLPVTPLPGTAFEEIAIMLPSDKANEETLDIGTCYGSLRPGAYRVVKTFGDTYAIAEFQVTEV
- a CDS encoding glycoside hydrolase family 3 N-terminal domain-containing protein — protein: MKRLLTLLLILPACGLLLSGCSPALTLSQLFTPAAYTGYLLNSDDTTLTLLCQNDGEKAPVTRVFDRTTLIPENLPDTGSEVKITLKTGTDTDALQAEGTPLPARKLDVLTPADEARSSFNRLRAAQLLDGMSLEEKVGQLFFARYPGPSGPEAEKTWQFGGTILFGRDFKDKSPDLVRAEINACQEAARVPMLVGVDEEGGDVVRVSGNPALRAAAFPSPQTLLQTGGLDAVTADAHEKDALLKSLNINVNFAPVCDLSQNPADYIYSRTTGQDADATAAYVTKVVSAMTADHMGSVLKHFPGYGPGGDTHKDFSRDGRPLETFEAQDFLPFKAGVQAGAGSVLVSHNVIEVMDPDHPASLSPRVHEVLRNELGFDGVVLTDDLDMEAITKAYGADTAAVQAVAAGNDMILSSRYTIEIPAVIEAVKGGTLSEDQIDASVKRVLIWKMALGLL
- a CDS encoding bifunctional enoyl-CoA hydratase/phosphate acetyltransferase, which codes for MYHFKEMRDQLIKQAQTKKAVVAVAAAGDLPVLQTVKMMNDYGFGTAILVGDAAKIEYFAKETGCNLEENTVVDIKDDSQAANVAVGLARNDAADIVMKGLLQTKTYLKAILNKEHGLRTGKLLNAVTAFESAALGRMFLATDCGMIVSPTLEDKIEMIGNATTLANALGCEMPKISCLSAVETVNANMPDGYDAAVLSKMNERGQIKGCVIDGPLSMDLSVSEMSVEHKGIVSPVAGKADVLLMPNLQAGNIFWKTMTYLAGAKSGAVVMGTAKPAVLTSRADTAEAKLNSVAMALLLAAHQKR
- a CDS encoding TMEM175 family protein, whose protein sequence is MQKGRLEAYTDAVLAILMTILILGIKIPDEPTFEALFKIKEQIFAYILSFLLFTVYWNNHHHMFQLAERINGKVMWANSFWLFFLSLIPAATNWVGTFMGGFAPEITYGVLFMLVSLSYFFLNHTLAAANGADSAVYRAIEHDRKVPVTLVINVISLGAAFINPMLTLIGCYVVIIIWFIPNRRVEKFF
- a CDS encoding ABC transporter ATP-binding protein; the encoded protein is MSERPENEVTTSNDGMSAEKARYAGKTAKRLFSKLLEQKGKLIIVLISVVFSCAFTLAAPMVIGQAINQIFDSVRHSIETGAAFTLNFGAMGRILGLLLGLYVFSAAFNYLQQYLMASVSQRLTLTLRESLSAKLARTPLKYFDNHKKGDILSRTTNDLEKVADTLQEGLMQFIITVVTIIGAVTLMLVISPLLTLIAFVMIIVGMVITALVARRSQHCFAKNQKTLGELNGHIEEFFTGQVVIKAFNREDASTQTVEEVNERLYAASRNAQFITFAVNPLIRLMNQIGYVLIAVLGAFFVIQGRLSLGVIQAFFQYVNQASEPITEAAYIFNSMQAAIASAERVFEVLDEDDEVPDISPAKALVEPRGDVRFEHVQFGYSPNRLLMKDISIDVKAGEKIAVVGPTGAGKTTLINLLMRFYELDGGRILIDGVDIRDLRRGDLRAQFGMVLQDTWLFGGTIEDNIAYGRNAATREEIIQAAKAARADHFIRTMPKGYQSILNDEASNISQGQRQLLTIARAILADPAILILDEATSSVDTRTELEIQKAMDHLMKGRTSFVIAHRLSTIIDADHILVMQNGTIVEQGTHQGLLEQNGFYADLYNSQFTVKAS